The following coding sequences lie in one Ictalurus furcatus strain D&B chromosome 7, Billie_1.0, whole genome shotgun sequence genomic window:
- the slc1a7a gene encoding LOW QUALITY PROTEIN: solute carrier family 1 member 7a (The sequence of the model RefSeq protein was modified relative to this genomic sequence to represent the inferred CDS: deleted 2 bases in 1 codon): MPLGAMWSRVKNVCQQNGLLILSVLAVVVGCLLGFFLRSKHLSEQEVKYFQFPGELLMRMLKMLILPLVVSSLMSGLAALDAKCSSRLGIMTISYYLWTTFVAVVVGIVLVIIIHPGGAAQKEDSEDSGKPIMSSADALLDLIRNMFPANLVQATFQQVRCDLCSFGAQCNASLSRSLIGFRYLTVISLLGLQYRSRSIPIFKPKPTVSQDLMESNTRRNFIYDIQDDNGTDIQSFSLDLTPPPDVVLRTLPGTSDGMNVLGIVIFSATMGIMLGRMGPNGSALVNFCQSLNEAVLKIVAIVIWYFPFGIVFLVAGKILEMDDPSAMGKKLGFYAITVVIGLIVHGLFILPAMYFFITKKSPIVYIRGILQALLISLATSSSSATLPITFKCLLENNHIDRRIIRFVLPVGATINMDGTALYEAVAAIFIAQVNNYELDFGQIITISITATAASIGAAGIPQAGLVTMVIVLTSVGLPTDDITLIIAVDWALDRFRTMVNVMGDALATGIMAHICRKDFMKEGEEIPLICETKPMISIQQMTSYQSNGCFRPPPARPGKPEHLSPDVARLVQLEEGIKPERKHKKSTHHFKRKNQDQDRDRDHCTIDMNGLETKV, from the exons ATGCCCCTGGGTGCCATGTGGAGCCGGGTGAAGAATGTATGCCAGCAGAATGGCCTCCTCATCCTGTCTGTGCTGGCCGTGGTGGTCGGCTGCCTGCTGGGATTCTTCCTGCGTTCCAAACACCTCTCTGAACAG GAGGTGAAGTACTTCCAGTTCCCCGGAGAGCTGCTCATGAGGATGCTGAAGATGCTCATCCTGCCTCTTGTTGTCTCCAG TTTGATGTCCGGTCTGGCAGCGTTGGATGCTAAATGCTCGAGCCGCCTGGGCATAATGACCATCTCGTACTACCTGTGGACCACCTTCGTGGCTGTCGTGGTGGGAATCGTCCTGGTGATCATCATCCACCCAGGTGGCGCAGCGCAGAAGGAGGACTCGGAGGACAGCGGCAAGCCAATCATGAGCTCTGCGGACGCTCTGCTTGACCTCATCCG CAACATGTTTCCTGCAAACCTGGTCCAAGCTACTTTTCAACAGGTGAGATGTGACCTTTGCAGCTTTGGAGCACAATGCAATGCATCCCTGAGTCGTTCTTTAATAGGTTTCAGATACCTAACTGTTATCTCTCTCCTTGGTCTT CAGTACCGCAGCAGGAGTATCCCCATCTTTAAGCCAAAGCCCACCGTGAGCCAAGACCTGATGGAGTCCAACACCAGGCGCAATTTTATCTACGACATCCAGGACGACAACGGCACTGACATCCAGAGCTTCTCTCTGGACTTAACGCCGCCTCCAGACGTGGTGTTAAGGACGCTGCCCGGTACCAGCGACGGCATGAACGTCCTGGGGATCGTCATCTTTTCAGCTACCATGG GAATTATGCTGGGAAGAATGGGACCCAACGGCAGTGCGCTGGTCAACTTCTGCCAGAGTTTAAATGAAGCAGTGCTGAAAATTGTAGCCATCGTTATCTG GTATTTTCCATTTGGGATCGTCTTCCTGGTGGCTGGCAAGATCTTGGAGATGGACGACCCCTCTGCAATGGGGAAGAAATTGGGTTTCTATGCAATCACCGTGGTTATCGGGCTGATCGTCCATGGTCTCTTCATCCTGCCCGCCATGTACTTCTTTATCACCAAGAAGAGTCCAATTGTTTACATCCGAGGCATCCTGCAGGCTCTGCTCATCTCACTGGCCACTTCATCCAG CTCTGCCACGCTGCCCATCACCTTTAAGTGCCTCCTGGAGAACAACCATATCGACCGACGCATCATCCGCTTTGTCTTACCTGTTGGAGCCACCATCAACATGGACGGTACAGCACTCTACGAGGCCGTGGCAGCCATCTTCATCGCTCAGGTCAACAACTATGAGCTGGACTTTGGTCAGATCATCACCATCAG CATCACAGCTACCGCAGCGAGTATCGGCGCAGCGGGAATTCCTCAAGCTGGCTTGGTAACCATGGTGATTGTATTAACCTCAGTGGGGCTTCCTACTGACGACATCACATTAATCATCGCCGTGGATTGGGCCCT GGACCGTTTCAGGACGATGGTGAACGTGATGGGAGACGCACTGGCCACGGGAATCATGGCACACATATGCAGGAAAGACTTTATGAAGGAGGGCGAAGAG ATTCCTCTGATCTGTGAAACCAAGCCCATGATAAGCATCCAACAGATGACATCCTACCAGAGCAACGGCTGCTTCCGACCTCCTCCGGCACGCCCCGGAAAGCCTGAACATCTCTCCCCAGATGTGGCTCGCCTTGTACAGCTGGAAGAAGGCATCAAGCCAGAGAGGAAGCATAAGAAGTCCACACACCATTTCAAGAGGAAAAACCAGGACCAAGACCGAGATCGAGACCACTGTACTATCGACATGAACGGCCTCGAAACCAAAGTCTAG
- the dcaf8 gene encoding DDB1- and CUL4-associated factor 8 isoform X2, with protein MADAQEQSSVPNGGADDPEPEKGRGSKSSSTLPTEDLIRPDSELSPQQAQPAALEEEEEEEGDTDSMDGSLMYSFVEEGKEQDSEGSGRRERAKKDESRRAGRKRNRPTSRHSSSSDDDDDDDDDDDDEEDDDDDDAEDEEENEKEEEEDMEAWFGAEVKEMGGPKWRAVPSLRAREIGKNSAQFARSVCGSRGLVQRLELQARLERHSGCVNTLHFNPSGTRLASGSDDLRVVIWDWARRRAELEFDSGHKSNVFQAKFLPHSGDSTLAMCARDGQVRIAELSATQRCKNTKRVAQHKGAAHKLALEPDSPCCFLSTGEDAVVYGIDLRIDRPANKLVVVKESDKKVGLYTIYVNPANTHHFAVGGRDQYLRIYDQRKINENDNNGVLKKFCPSHLVSSESKTNITCLVYSHDGSELLASYNDEDIYLFDSSHSDGADYRRRYKGHRNNATVKGVNFYGPCSEFVVSGSDCGHIYLWDKHSARVVQFMEGDRGGVVNCLEPHPHLPGLATSGLDHDVKLWAPTAENPTSLKGLKEVMKKNKRERDEDSVRHGEQYDTQLLWFLMRHMRNRRPFRSQSRHGEAGDGDTDTESWSSPESSDDEDGGPDHVQCMSS; from the exons ATGGCCGACGCTCAAGAGCAGTCCAGTGTTCCGAACG GTGGCGCTGATGATCCAGAACCGGAAAAAGGAAGAGGCAGCAAAAGCTCCTCGACTTTACCTACAGAGGATCTGATACGACCTGATTCAG AATTGAGCCCACAGCAGGCGCAGCCAGCTGCAttagaggaagaggaggaggaggaaggggacACAGACAGCATGGATGGCAGCCTTATGTACTCTTTTGTGGAAGAGGGAAAGGAGCAAGACAGCGAGGGCAGCGGGCGAAGAGAGCGAGCGAAGAAAGACGAGAGCAGGAGAGCAGGCCGGAAGCGGAACCGACCCACGTCACGCCACTCCTCCAGCtccgacgatgatgatgacgacgacgacgacgacgatgatgaagaagatgatgatgatgatgatgcagaagatgaagaggagaatgaaaaggaagaggaggaagacaTGGAGGCATGGTTTGGGGCAGAGGTAAAGGAAATGGGCGGGCCTAAGTGGCGCGCGGTGCCGTCTCTGCGGGCTCGGGAGATTGGGAAGAACTCTGCACAGTTTGCGCGGAGTGTGTGCGGCTCTCGAGGCCTGGTCCAGCGCTTGGAGCTGCAGGCTCGGCTGGAGCGGCACAGTGGGTGCGTCAACACGCTCCACTTTAACCCCTCCGGGACACGCCTCGCTTCGGGCAGTGATGACCTGCGTGTGGTCATCTGGGATTGGGCGAGACGCCGTGCCGAGCTCGAGTTCGACAGCGGACACAAGAGCAACGTCTTTCAG GCGAAGTTTCTCCCTCATAGCGGAGACTCCACGCTGGCCATGTGTGCTCGGGATGGGCAGGTCAGAATAGCCGAGCTGTCTGCCACGCAGCGctgcaaaaacacaaaacgagTGGCTCAGCACAAAGGCGCCGCACACAAG ctGGCCCTGGAGCCGGATTCGCCCTGCTGTTTCCTCTCCACGGGAGAAGATGCCGTTGTGTATGGCATTGACCTGCGAATCGATCGACCTGCCAA CAAACTGGTGGTAGTGAAAGAAAGCGACAAGAAGGTGGGTTTGTACACCATCTACGTGAACCCAGCCAACACGCATCATTTTGCCGTTGGAGGAAGAGATCAGTACCTAAG GATCTACGATCAGAGGAAAATCAACGAAAACGACAACAACGGTGTTCTGAAGAAGTTCTGTCCATCTCACCTGGTGTCCAGCGaatccaaaacaaacatcacCTGCTTAGTGTACAGCCATGACGGCTCAG AGCTGCTTGCGAGTTATAATGACGAGGACATTTATCTGTTTGACTCGAGCCATAGCGATGGTGCCGATTATCGCCGGAGATACAAAGGACACCGCAACAATGCTACAG tgaagGGCGTGAACTTCTACGGGCCTTGCAGCGAGTTTGTAGTGAGTGGAAGCGACTGTGGACACATTTACCTGTGGGACAAACACTCGGCCCGTGTGGTGCAGTTCATGGAGGGTGACCGAGGCGGAGTG GTGAATTGTTTAGAGCCTCACCCTCACCTGCCTGGTCTGGCCACCAGCGGCTTGGATCACGACGTTAAACTCTGGGCTCCGACTGCAGAGAACCCCACCAGCCTGAAAGGCCTCAAAGAG gTGATGAAGAAGAATAAGCGTGAGCGTGACGAGGACAGCGTTCGGCACGGCGAACAGTACGACACGCAGCTCCTCTGGTTCCTGATGAGACACATGAGGAACCGCAGACCTTTTCGA TCTCAGAGCCGACACGGAGAAGCCGGAGAtggagacacagacacagagtccTGGAGCTCTCCAGAATCTTCCGATGATGAGGACGGAGGCCCTGACCACGTCCAGTGCATGTCCTCCtga
- the dcaf8 gene encoding DDB1- and CUL4-associated factor 8 isoform X1, protein MADAQEQSSVPNGGADDPEPEKGRGSKSSSTLPTEDLIRPDSVELSPQQAQPAALEEEEEEEGDTDSMDGSLMYSFVEEGKEQDSEGSGRRERAKKDESRRAGRKRNRPTSRHSSSSDDDDDDDDDDDDEEDDDDDDAEDEEENEKEEEEDMEAWFGAEVKEMGGPKWRAVPSLRAREIGKNSAQFARSVCGSRGLVQRLELQARLERHSGCVNTLHFNPSGTRLASGSDDLRVVIWDWARRRAELEFDSGHKSNVFQAKFLPHSGDSTLAMCARDGQVRIAELSATQRCKNTKRVAQHKGAAHKLALEPDSPCCFLSTGEDAVVYGIDLRIDRPANKLVVVKESDKKVGLYTIYVNPANTHHFAVGGRDQYLRIYDQRKINENDNNGVLKKFCPSHLVSSESKTNITCLVYSHDGSELLASYNDEDIYLFDSSHSDGADYRRRYKGHRNNATVKGVNFYGPCSEFVVSGSDCGHIYLWDKHSARVVQFMEGDRGGVVNCLEPHPHLPGLATSGLDHDVKLWAPTAENPTSLKGLKEVMKKNKRERDEDSVRHGEQYDTQLLWFLMRHMRNRRPFRSQSRHGEAGDGDTDTESWSSPESSDDEDGGPDHVQCMSS, encoded by the exons ATGGCCGACGCTCAAGAGCAGTCCAGTGTTCCGAACG GTGGCGCTGATGATCCAGAACCGGAAAAAGGAAGAGGCAGCAAAAGCTCCTCGACTTTACCTACAGAGGATCTGATACGACCTGATTCAG TAGAATTGAGCCCACAGCAGGCGCAGCCAGCTGCAttagaggaagaggaggaggaggaaggggacACAGACAGCATGGATGGCAGCCTTATGTACTCTTTTGTGGAAGAGGGAAAGGAGCAAGACAGCGAGGGCAGCGGGCGAAGAGAGCGAGCGAAGAAAGACGAGAGCAGGAGAGCAGGCCGGAAGCGGAACCGACCCACGTCACGCCACTCCTCCAGCtccgacgatgatgatgacgacgacgacgacgacgatgatgaagaagatgatgatgatgatgatgcagaagatgaagaggagaatgaaaaggaagaggaggaagacaTGGAGGCATGGTTTGGGGCAGAGGTAAAGGAAATGGGCGGGCCTAAGTGGCGCGCGGTGCCGTCTCTGCGGGCTCGGGAGATTGGGAAGAACTCTGCACAGTTTGCGCGGAGTGTGTGCGGCTCTCGAGGCCTGGTCCAGCGCTTGGAGCTGCAGGCTCGGCTGGAGCGGCACAGTGGGTGCGTCAACACGCTCCACTTTAACCCCTCCGGGACACGCCTCGCTTCGGGCAGTGATGACCTGCGTGTGGTCATCTGGGATTGGGCGAGACGCCGTGCCGAGCTCGAGTTCGACAGCGGACACAAGAGCAACGTCTTTCAG GCGAAGTTTCTCCCTCATAGCGGAGACTCCACGCTGGCCATGTGTGCTCGGGATGGGCAGGTCAGAATAGCCGAGCTGTCTGCCACGCAGCGctgcaaaaacacaaaacgagTGGCTCAGCACAAAGGCGCCGCACACAAG ctGGCCCTGGAGCCGGATTCGCCCTGCTGTTTCCTCTCCACGGGAGAAGATGCCGTTGTGTATGGCATTGACCTGCGAATCGATCGACCTGCCAA CAAACTGGTGGTAGTGAAAGAAAGCGACAAGAAGGTGGGTTTGTACACCATCTACGTGAACCCAGCCAACACGCATCATTTTGCCGTTGGAGGAAGAGATCAGTACCTAAG GATCTACGATCAGAGGAAAATCAACGAAAACGACAACAACGGTGTTCTGAAGAAGTTCTGTCCATCTCACCTGGTGTCCAGCGaatccaaaacaaacatcacCTGCTTAGTGTACAGCCATGACGGCTCAG AGCTGCTTGCGAGTTATAATGACGAGGACATTTATCTGTTTGACTCGAGCCATAGCGATGGTGCCGATTATCGCCGGAGATACAAAGGACACCGCAACAATGCTACAG tgaagGGCGTGAACTTCTACGGGCCTTGCAGCGAGTTTGTAGTGAGTGGAAGCGACTGTGGACACATTTACCTGTGGGACAAACACTCGGCCCGTGTGGTGCAGTTCATGGAGGGTGACCGAGGCGGAGTG GTGAATTGTTTAGAGCCTCACCCTCACCTGCCTGGTCTGGCCACCAGCGGCTTGGATCACGACGTTAAACTCTGGGCTCCGACTGCAGAGAACCCCACCAGCCTGAAAGGCCTCAAAGAG gTGATGAAGAAGAATAAGCGTGAGCGTGACGAGGACAGCGTTCGGCACGGCGAACAGTACGACACGCAGCTCCTCTGGTTCCTGATGAGACACATGAGGAACCGCAGACCTTTTCGA TCTCAGAGCCGACACGGAGAAGCCGGAGAtggagacacagacacagagtccTGGAGCTCTCCAGAATCTTCCGATGATGAGGACGGAGGCCCTGACCACGTCCAGTGCATGTCCTCCtga